The Clostridium sp. AWRP genome has a window encoding:
- a CDS encoding TetR/AcrR family transcriptional regulator codes for MDTREMMAESRIERKKRDTRQKIVKIAMDLFHSQGFDNTTMEQIAEKTDIARKTLYNYFPVKEAIVDEYVRGVSQELAKENFKTIKNLEDTKSRLLAALNHSYDWVEKNPEIAGICINYRLGSMGKESGFQNAETGTQSILKKIISLGQEEGEIKSDVSSELLVRHIDLLRSTMTFEWLNDPSKFELHEEIFKLVSLFLYGAASKVDSSKKSDMDK; via the coding sequence ATGGATACTAGGGAAATGATGGCTGAAAGCAGAATAGAAAGAAAGAAAAGGGATACCAGACAGAAAATTGTCAAGATTGCTATGGATTTATTCCACAGTCAGGGGTTTGATAATACAACAATGGAGCAGATAGCAGAAAAAACAGATATTGCGAGAAAAACTCTATATAACTACTTTCCAGTAAAAGAGGCTATAGTTGATGAATATGTAAGAGGGGTTTCACAGGAGTTAGCTAAAGAAAATTTTAAAACTATAAAGAACCTTGAAGATACCAAATCTCGTCTGCTGGCTGCTCTTAATCATTCTTATGATTGGGTTGAAAAAAATCCCGAAATTGCAGGAATATGCATTAATTACCGTCTAGGAAGCATGGGTAAGGAATCAGGATTTCAAAATGCTGAAACCGGAACTCAGAGTATCTTGAAAAAAATTATAAGTTTGGGACAAGAGGAAGGTGAAATAAAGTCTGATGTCTCAAGTGAACTATTGGTAAGACATATAGATCTTCTTAGAAGTACAATGACATTTGAATGGCTTAATGATCCCTCAAAGTTTGAACTTCACGAAGAAATATTTAAATTAGTAAGTTTATTCCTATATGGTGCGGCCAGCAAGGTAGATAGTTCTAAAAAATCTGATATGGATAAGTAA